Part of the Actinomycetota bacterium genome, TCCATCAAGTGCCAGGCGATGAACGCCAGGATGATCACGCCAGACCAGCGCATCGTCCTGGACGCGTAGTTCGCGACCAGATACTCCCTCGGAGTCCGGTAACGGACGGGTTTGGTGGCCCACCCCCTTGCTTTCCAGTTTGTGACGGTCAGCGAGTAGGCCGCATGGAGATGGAGCACGAGCGCCGCTGCGATCACGATGCGGAACAGCCAGAGGAAGACGGTGTGGGGGAGGAACGGCTGAAGGATCGAACGCAGCCACTCGGCGTACTCGTCGAGGTGGTAGACACCTTCGGCATTTACGCCGAGGAAGATCTTCAGATTCCCGATCATGTGGGCGAGGACATACGTCAGGAAGAGGATGCCCGTTACCGCCATGACCCACTTCTTCCCGACATCCGAGCCGTAGAACTCGCCAAAGAACGTCCGGTACCGTTTGGGCGTCC contains:
- a CDS encoding succinate dehydrogenase cytochrome b subunit, whose amino-acid sequence is MTTTQQGTGKRTPKRYRTFFGEFYGSDVGKKWVMAVTGILFLTYVLAHMIGNLKIFLGVNAEGVYHLDEYAEWLRSILQPFLPHTVFLWLFRIVIAAALVLHLHAAYSLTVTNWKARGWATKPVRYRTPREYLVANYASRTMRWSGVIILAFIAWHLMDLTWGNVNPDFVRGAVYDNVVASLSRWPVATFYIIANILLGFHIYHGAWSLFQSLGWNNTRFNPWRRWFATAFALVIVIGNVSIPLAVLTHVVG